A single genomic interval of Sulfurovum sp. TSL6 harbors:
- a CDS encoding nucleotidyltransferase family protein — translation MSKDYNLQANLSEELRFLVNCCKNNLSDDDTKEILSYINTPSLDMNPLIRLANQHGVLPLVYKTLKKLHIDDQEHFLKELKSTYTQIAQRNMLMSAKLIRIMKLLEKNNIDALAFKGPILSQMAYGDITLRQYSDLDIYVDREDMVKISNILSNDHYDSRVKIKYFSNEAFLNVNSDVQFYHKKGSILIEIHWTVFRSAFSNTMKKIDLWSSPEKVHIQNYELKTFRTETLLLYLCMHGSKHIWERIEWIVDVDKLIRTSSSIDWKEVYKLAQTVNGKTMLELGLYLSSNLFHTPIPDEIREKLNQSKIISHLSSDVLIMLNKQEYFSDTELQKNYRHFRFHLSIRNTTVDKVSFIIKTLLPLKSADIEIINLPKALYFLYYLIRPFRLGIKYIQKILNRSQ, via the coding sequence ATGTCTAAAGACTATAACTTACAAGCCAATCTTTCTGAGGAACTACGTTTTCTAGTCAATTGCTGTAAGAATAATCTGAGTGATGATGATACAAAAGAAATTCTCTCTTACATTAACACTCCAAGCTTAGATATGAATCCTCTAATTAGATTGGCTAATCAACACGGTGTTCTTCCTCTGGTCTATAAAACATTAAAAAAACTTCATATCGATGATCAAGAACATTTTCTCAAAGAATTAAAATCTACCTATACACAAATTGCACAAAGAAACATGCTCATGTCTGCTAAACTCATTCGCATTATGAAACTCCTTGAAAAAAACAACATAGATGCCTTAGCATTCAAAGGTCCTATTCTTTCTCAAATGGCGTATGGAGACATAACATTGCGACAATACAGTGATCTAGACATATATGTAGATAGAGAAGATATGGTTAAAATATCTAACATATTATCAAATGACCATTATGATTCACGTGTTAAAATAAAATATTTTTCCAATGAAGCATTTTTAAATGTTAATAGTGATGTTCAATTCTATCATAAAAAGGGAAGTATCCTTATTGAAATACATTGGACAGTGTTCCGCAGTGCTTTTTCGAATACTATGAAAAAAATAGATCTATGGAGTTCCCCAGAAAAAGTGCATATTCAAAACTATGAATTGAAAACTTTTAGAACAGAAACATTACTCTTATATCTATGTATGCATGGTTCAAAACATATTTGGGAACGGATAGAATGGATAGTTGATGTTGATAAATTGATTAGGACTTCAAGTAGTATTGATTGGAAAGAAGTTTATAAACTAGCGCAAACTGTAAACGGTAAAACAATGCTTGAATTAGGATTATATCTATCTTCAAATCTTTTTCATACACCGATTCCTGACGAAATAAGAGAGAAACTTAATCAAAGTAAAATAATTTCACACTTATCATCCGATGTATTAATAATGCTTAATAAGCAAGAGTATTTTTCAGATACTGAATTGCAAAAAAATTATCGACATTTTCGATTCCATCTCTCCATTAGAAACACGACAGTAGATAAAGTCAGTTTTATTATAAAAACACTACTGCCATTAAAATCCGCTGATATTGAAATCATAAATCTACCCAAGGCCCTATATTTTTTATACTATTTAATACGACCATTTAGACTAGGCATTAAATATATACAAAAAATACTAAATAGGTCCCAATAG